Part of the Terrisporobacter glycolicus ATCC 14880 = DSM 1288 genome is shown below.
CTTCTTTACCACTGTGAATTTCATCAAGGTCATTTTGAGACATTTTATTATTATGTTTAAAAAAAACGAGCAAAACTAATCCTTCAGCAGTATTTAAGTCGTACTTTTTAAGTGATTTTTTTAAATACATTTTAAAGTATTTATCAATTATAAAAATATTTAATCCTACGGCTTTATGTTCAAACATATTCATCTCCTTATTTGTTTTAATGTAGTTGCTTTTACAACTATAATTTTATAGTATGATCATATAGTTGCTTTTGCAACTAAGAATGTTGGATTTTACAATAATAAAATAACAAATATATTTGAAACAATATTTAAAATAAGAAGAATTAGTGAAAAAACAAAAATTAGGTTATAATATTATTTACTATACTATAGACAAGACAAATTTTAATTGGATTTTTATGAGTAGATAAATACAAAATAAAATTATAATCAGTATTTAGGAAGGAAATGAAATGAAAGGCGTAATTACAATTTCTTATAATGATTTACCAAAATCAATAGAAACTAAAGAAATTTTAGTAGACGAATTAACTAAAGCAGGTTTTAAAGTAAGTGAAAAAATAGAAAAAGAAACAGAGCTGTTAATATCAATAGGAGGAGATGGATCTTTTTTAAAGACAATACATAAATTTGATTTTATTGAAGTTCCAGTAATAGCTATAAATACCGGACATTTAGGTTTTTTTGCAGAGCTTTCACCAGGCAAAATCAATGAATTTATAAATAGATACATAAATAAAGAATATTCCATACAGCAAGTGTATACCATAGAAGCAAGTATAGTTACTAAGAAAAAATGTATAAATATAAATGCTATAAATGAAATTGTAATAAAAAATATTCAATCAAGAACAGTACACCTAGACTTACAAGTGGATGGAATAAAGATAGAGCATTTTAGTGGAGATGGTATGCTTATATCAACACCAATGGGCTCAACTGCATACAATTATTCAGCAGGGGGAAGTATAGTTGATCCTAAACTTGATTTAATTCAACTAACACCTATTGCACCAATGAACACAAATGCATATAGATCATTCACATCAAGTATTATACTGCCAACAACGTCAGTTATATCCATAAGCCCAGAATATGATTTTGAAAATTCTATTCTTATTGTAATAGATGGTAAGCAGTATAAGTTTAGTCAAATTGAGGAAGTTAAAATATACAAATCTAATTACAAATTAAAACTATTAAGACTAAATGGATATGAATTTTGGAACAGGGTAGCGGAGAAATTTTTATAAGTTAAAACTTATAAAGTAATTTTGTATTTTAAAATAAGTATAGTAAATAGACACCATAAATAATTTGAAATTATGGCGTCTATTTTTATTTAAAATTAATCTAAATCTTGAATATTCATTTTATTTATATCATGTTTCTTATTATATTTATTACGGCAAGCATAGTAAATTGCCACAAGAATAACTGTAGGAATATTATAAGCTATAAAAACAATAATAATTCCGATAAATATAGAAACATCAAGCAAAGTTGCATTTAAAAGATAAATTAATACTACTAAAATTGACACTACGAAATTTATACCAGGTAGTATTAATCCTAGATTTTTATTTTCCCTGCTTGATAAAAATATTTGTAAAATAGCTATACCAACTAATATTCCTAAAAATAGAATACTATTTGACACTAATAAAACTGGTGACATACTCATATTATTTTTCCACATCCTTTATTTTTTTATATTCATTTATTAAAAGCTTTGCAGTTTCAAAATCTAATTTATCCTTTAGAGCTAATTGCTTGATAAGAGAAATATATGGTTCACTAGGAGTTTTATCATTTAATTCAATTTTTTGTATAAGCTTATCAAGTCTAAGTCTAACTGTAGGATAAGTGACATTATAAATTCCTGCGATTTCCTTAAGAGATCCTGAAGCTAAGATAAATTTTTTAATAAAATTTATATCTTCATCGTCTAAATTTTCTAGCCACTTTGGAATATTATCCATAATTAATCCTCCTTATAATGAAGATGTACTTTAATATTATTAAAGTATGTTTTAATTATATTAAAATATAACTTAAAAAACAATAAATAAAATTAAAAAATAGAAAAATAAATAAATGATAACAATTATCATTTACAAAACGATATCATTGTGGTAAAATATAATCAAAGTTGAAAAACAAAAGATTTTTAGTGAAAAATAAAAATTTATAATAAAAGCCATAAAAACACCTTAATATTATGTGAAATATTTTGCTATTGATTTTTTAACTTTTAAAAATTACTCTTAATTGTAAAAAAGAATCTGGGAGTCTGCACCCAGATTCTTTTTCTATATAGAAATTTATTTAATAAGAGAAGTGAATAAATGATGGAACGGATGTTAATGAAAATCATTTACAATTAACTTATTGGATGATATAATTATCTTGGCTTTAAAAATTATCGCGGCAAATAATAATTTTTAAGGAGATTAAAGCAATGGCAAAAATGATGGGACCAAGATTTAAACAATGTAGAAGATTAGGACTAAATGTATGTGGACATCCTAAGGCGATGGATAGAGCGGTGAAAGGAACTTCTAGAGCGGATAAAAAGCTTTCGGCTTATGGACATCAATTATTAGAAAAGCAAAGACTCAGAGCTTATTATGGAGTACTAGAAAAGCAATTTAGAAATTACTACAAGAAAGCAGAAAAATCTAAGGAATCTACAGGTACAGTATTAATTCAAATGTTAGAGTGTAGATTAGACAATATAGTTTACAGACTAGGTCTTGCAAATTCTATAAGACAAGCTCGTCAAATGGTTGTGCATGGACATATATTAGTTAATGGGAAAAAAGTGGACATACCTTCATGTGCAGTGAGTGTAGGGGATACTGTTTCTCTAAAAGAAAAATCTAGAAGCAACGAAATGTTTAAAACTAACTTCCAAGAAAGATCACTAGTAGTATATCCTTATTTAGCAAAAGATGAAGAAAATTTTGCGGGTACACTTATCAAAATGCCTGAAAGAAATGAGGTACCAATAGAAATAAATGAAATACTAATAGTAGAGTTTTATTCGAAATAATAAGTAAGTAAAAGACTCAACAAGGTACTGGACTGCCTTTTTGAGTCTTTTTTAGTGCCTTAAATATTTTTCTTTATGTTGGTAATAATAAGAAATATATATTTAAGGAGGTAAAAAATGCAAAATACAAACTTAAAATGTAATGCTACAAATTGTGCATTTAATCAAAGAATGGAGTGTAGCGCAGGAGCTATAAATATTAGAGGAACAGAAGCAGTTACAACTGATGGAACTACTTGCTCTTCATATGTAGATAGAAATTCAAATTCTTTTACAAATAGTGTGAACTCTGTAAGAACTAATACTCACAATATAAGTTGTGAAGCTTGCAAATGTAAATATAACAAAAATAAAAATTGTACTGCTAAGAGTGTAAATATAGGTGCGAATAAAGCATCTTGTGATACATTTACTTGTAAGTAAAATTAAATCAAACTAAAGTCTATCTTTTAACTATTTAAGATAGACTTTTTTGTTGCTATAGAGAATAAATTGTGATATCTTTATATAAAGTGAGTAATCACTCATTTTAGGAGGGTAGATATGGAAGATCATTATTGTATAAAAATAAAAAATATTAATAAATCATATAAAAAGCAAAAGGTGCTGAAAGATGTATCTTTTGACATTGAAAATGGAGAAATATTTTGTTTGTTAGGACCTTCAGGAGCAGGAAAAACAACTTTAATAAGAATTATTATGGGGATGGAAAAAAATGATAAAGGTGAGGTGCTTATTTTTAATAAAAAAGTACCTAATCCTGAAACTATAGAAAGTATAGGATATACAGCTCAAGCAGATGCTCTTTATACAGACTTAAGTGCAGAAGAAAATATGAAATTTTATTGTAGACTATATAAAGTGCCTAAAAAAGAAAGAAAAAGTAGAATTGAAAAATGCCTGGGGATAGTAAATTTAAATGCAGATGCTAAGAAAATAGTAAGTAATTTTTCTGGAGGTATGAAAAGAAGGTTATCTCTTGCCATATCATTAATTCATAATCCGCAAATATTGATTTTAGATGAGCCTACAGTAGGAATGGACCCCCTACTTAGAAAACAAATTTGGAAGGAATTATATAGATTAAAAGAAAATGGAGTAACTATTCTTATTACCACTCATGTTATGGATGAGGCATCTTATTGTGATAGATTAGCATTA
Proteins encoded:
- a CDS encoding NAD(+)/NADH kinase — translated: MKGVITISYNDLPKSIETKEILVDELTKAGFKVSEKIEKETELLISIGGDGSFLKTIHKFDFIEVPVIAINTGHLGFFAELSPGKINEFINRYINKEYSIQQVYTIEASIVTKKKCININAINEIVIKNIQSRTVHLDLQVDGIKIEHFSGDGMLISTPMGSTAYNYSAGGSIVDPKLDLIQLTPIAPMNTNAYRSFTSSIILPTTSVISISPEYDFENSILIVIDGKQYKFSQIEEVKIYKSNYKLKLLRLNGYEFWNRVAEKFL
- the rpsD gene encoding 30S ribosomal protein S4; protein product: MAKMMGPRFKQCRRLGLNVCGHPKAMDRAVKGTSRADKKLSAYGHQLLEKQRLRAYYGVLEKQFRNYYKKAEKSKESTGTVLIQMLECRLDNIVYRLGLANSIRQARQMVVHGHILVNGKKVDIPSCAVSVGDTVSLKEKSRSNEMFKTNFQERSLVVYPYLAKDEENFAGTLIKMPERNEVPIEINEILIVEFYSK
- a CDS encoding DUF1540 domain-containing protein encodes the protein MQNTNLKCNATNCAFNQRMECSAGAINIRGTEAVTTDGTTCSSYVDRNSNSFTNSVNSVRTNTHNISCEACKCKYNKNKNCTAKSVNIGANKASCDTFTCK
- a CDS encoding DUF2089 family protein, coding for MDNIPKWLENLDDEDINFIKKFILASGSLKEIAGIYNVTYPTVRLRLDKLIQKIELNDKTPSEPYISLIKQLALKDKLDFETAKLLINEYKKIKDVEK
- a CDS encoding ABC transporter ATP-binding protein gives rise to the protein MEDHYCIKIKNINKSYKKQKVLKDVSFDIENGEIFCLLGPSGAGKTTLIRIIMGMEKNDKGEVLIFNKKVPNPETIESIGYTAQADALYTDLSAEENMKFYCRLYKVPKKERKSRIEKCLGIVNLNADAKKIVSNFSGGMKRRLSLAISLIHNPQILILDEPTVGMDPLLRKQIWKELYRLKENGVTILITTHVMDEASYCDRLALLRNGRCICVGEPDNIIKENECNNLEEVFLKLGGDVYED